A portion of the Sphingobacterium spiritivorum genome contains these proteins:
- a CDS encoding CsgG/HfaB family protein: protein MLVEYKYREFLFYFSFLIVFLSGCSALIKAPTRQEPSNFGEVTPYTNMLRTLPVPKEKTVVAVYKFKDQTGQYKASDNIANWSTAIPQGTTSILLKALEDSKWFTTIERENISDLLNERQIIKSTRQEYANLQNQNPATTTLLPPLLFAGIIIEGGIISYDFNLVTGGVGARYFGIGGGSQYRQDRISVYLRAVSTNNGMILKTVYTSKTILSQSVNGSFFRYVDPERLLEAEIGFTKNEPVHLAVKEAIEKAVYSLVMEGYKDNLWQVNDQQTMEFKNLLASYSLEKQINDNLRIDGRILNPKRGKIGLYLGASGHTLKGDYKNSRTGIGPQAGIRLFLDDKFSVGITHSVFNLENKDVFKKKFNSTDINLEYIFMPKDNLSPYLYSGFSFTGLSNRYLSPIYPLFNIGTGIEYLPHSSIGIRGFGEYDFGFKDNLDGYIGGKRKDNLFRFGIGVHYYFDTNSIKK from the coding sequence ATGCTTGTTGAATATAAGTACAGAGAATTTTTATTTTATTTCTCTTTTTTAATAGTTTTTTTGTCCGGTTGCAGTGCACTGATAAAAGCACCTACGCGTCAGGAGCCTTCGAATTTCGGAGAGGTGACTCCCTATACTAATATGTTGAGAACACTCCCGGTTCCTAAAGAAAAAACAGTGGTTGCGGTTTATAAATTTAAAGATCAGACCGGGCAGTATAAAGCATCAGATAACATCGCCAACTGGAGTACGGCTATCCCTCAGGGTACTACATCCATCCTGCTTAAAGCATTGGAAGATTCCAAATGGTTTACAACTATTGAACGGGAGAATATAAGTGATCTGCTTAATGAAAGACAGATCATAAAATCTACAAGACAAGAATATGCAAATCTACAGAATCAAAACCCTGCAACAACCACTCTACTGCCCCCTCTTCTCTTTGCAGGAATTATTATCGAAGGAGGTATTATATCCTACGACTTCAATCTGGTCACAGGAGGTGTCGGGGCACGGTATTTTGGTATAGGCGGAGGGAGCCAGTATCGTCAGGATCGTATATCTGTCTATCTCCGTGCTGTATCGACCAATAACGGGATGATACTTAAAACAGTGTACACGTCCAAAACAATTCTTTCCCAATCGGTAAACGGATCTTTCTTTCGCTATGTAGATCCCGAACGGTTACTGGAAGCAGAAATAGGCTTTACCAAAAATGAACCGGTACATCTGGCTGTAAAAGAAGCTATAGAGAAGGCTGTGTATTCTTTAGTCATGGAAGGCTATAAAGATAATCTCTGGCAGGTAAACGATCAGCAAACGATGGAATTTAAAAACCTTCTTGCGTCTTATTCACTGGAAAAACAAATTAATGATAATCTCAGGATAGACGGAAGAATACTGAACCCTAAAAGAGGAAAGATAGGACTCTATTTGGGCGCCAGTGGCCATACACTCAAAGGAGATTATAAAAACAGTCGTACAGGAATAGGTCCGCAGGCTGGTATACGGTTATTTTTAGACGACAAATTCAGTGTCGGGATAACACATTCCGTTTTTAATCTCGAAAATAAAGATGTCTTTAAGAAAAAGTTTAACAGTACAGACATCAATTTGGAATATATCTTTATGCCTAAAGACAATCTGTCTCCTTATCTCTACAGCGGCTTTTCTTTTACAGGTCTCAGTAACCGGTATTTAAGTCCGATTTATCCTCTTTTTAATATCGGGACAGGAATCGAATATCTTCCGCACAGCAGCATTGGTATACGAGGATTTGGTGAATATGACTTTGGATTTAAAGATAATTTGGATGGGTATATTGGCGGGAAAAGAAAAGACAATTTATTCAGGTTCGGAATTGGTGTCCATTACTATTTCGATACTAATAGTATAAAAAAATAA
- a CDS encoding curli production assembly/transport component CsgF produces the protein MVRQKTYAQQFVYKPVNPAFGGETFNYQWLLSSANAQNKFDDPKPQSYKPASAIGSFQDNLNRQILSKISRDLFGDETGSKPMKPGVYTLGTMNITIAEYYGGLNINIIDINTGEQTDINIPNIS, from the coding sequence GTGGTTCGACAAAAGACTTATGCGCAACAATTTGTGTATAAACCTGTCAATCCGGCATTTGGAGGTGAAACGTTTAACTACCAGTGGCTGTTGAGTTCAGCCAATGCGCAGAATAAATTTGATGATCCCAAACCTCAATCCTATAAACCGGCTTCAGCGATAGGTAGTTTTCAAGATAATCTGAACAGACAGATTCTGAGTAAAATTTCGAGAGATCTGTTTGGAGATGAAACAGGTTCTAAGCCAATGAAACCAGGTGTATATACATTAGGAACGATGAATATAACCATAGCCGAATACTATGGCGGACTCAATATAAATATCATCGATATCAACACCGGAGAACAAACAGATATTAATATTCCGAATATATCCTGA
- a CDS encoding curli production assembly/transport protein CsgE yields MNKSEIKAVLNVKQTEGMLNIKAKAVNDDVIIHDLNYLLIAIKQSPSGNLSNNKQEGKFVVKPDEEKLLSEISLNLTPDDQLKIYLFIRNEKENALISKDSVFINIDPNARTPTQKQTTVTVGSKKASHEDYSIKGIMVDNTKSKIGKDFFDMLYAQYSQSTEKYTFTITLRELPSFSNNGIISVEVEDLIIFTLRAIPNEEYLNLQLQLCLQQINNYNRNRGLLIKGI; encoded by the coding sequence ATGAACAAGTCAGAAATCAAAGCAGTCCTTAATGTCAAACAGACGGAAGGTATGCTTAATATAAAAGCAAAGGCGGTCAACGACGATGTAATCATCCATGATCTGAATTACCTTTTGATTGCCATTAAACAATCTCCTTCCGGAAATTTATCTAACAATAAACAAGAAGGTAAGTTTGTCGTTAAACCTGACGAAGAAAAACTTCTTTCCGAAATATCTTTAAATCTTACACCGGACGATCAGTTAAAAATCTATCTTTTTATACGGAATGAAAAAGAAAATGCATTAATCTCAAAGGATTCTGTTTTTATCAATATTGATCCGAATGCACGAACCCCAACTCAAAAGCAAACAACTGTTACAGTAGGTTCAAAGAAAGCATCTCATGAGGACTATTCCATAAAAGGTATAATGGTGGATAATACAAAAAGCAAAATCGGAAAAGATTTTTTTGATATGTTATATGCGCAATATAGTCAATCTACAGAGAAATATACGTTCACCATTACTTTGCGTGAACTTCCATCTTTTAGCAATAACGGTATAATAAGTGTTGAGGTGGAAGATCTAATCATCTTCACACTAAGAGCTATACCTAATGAAGAATACCTGAATTTACAATTGCAGCTCTGCCTGCAGCAGATTAACAATTACAACAGAAACAGAGGATTATTGATTAAAGGAATTTAA